From the genome of Geobacter sp. SVR, one region includes:
- a CDS encoding thioredoxin domain-containing protein yields the protein MMKTQDSGAYIANLMRIDKTTLPADGGERFNRLIFARSPYLLQHAENPVDWYEWGQEAFDKARTENLPILLSIGYATCHWCHVMAHESFEDAEVAALLNGRYVCIKVDREERPDVDDFYMTVSQVLTGSGGWPLNIFLTPDRRPFFAMTYLPKLGRSGTGGLMELLANISILWEQQPDRIEKNCRGIMEALGQLSQQPAQETIEITETVELAFEQLSRSYDRDYGGFGTAPKFPMAVNLDWLIAQGTEGNKEALKMALHTLRSIRQGGIWDQLDGGLHRYSVDQEWLVPHFEKMLYDQAQIAMSAISAYQASRDPFFREMADTIFGFVAREMTSPEGGFYSALDADSEGMEGKFYLWDKSDVDRILGADADLFCSYFDITAEGNFEGRSIPNIPVPLEEFCRQEDRSMAATERALERCRTTLLEQREGRIRPLRDEKIITAWNGLMIAALARGGVVLDTPAYTERAARAADFIQQRLQRPDGRLLRSYLNGPADIPAFLEDYAFLCHGLIELFEATLDNAWLDRALGLADQMARLFYDPSAQTFSKTGHDAEQMPVRASLEHDGVMPSAYSLAAGCLVRLGHAAERPDLHDLAHVLLAGTLSEAGRQPAVHLGTLAAYLRLESEPVIVRLQGRRDSPQVRELLRTTKSSSVPHLVIQFSEDDHQGRASVCAHGACHAPTSDCGTLERLLAS from the coding sequence ATGATGAAAACACAAGACAGTGGCGCCTATATCGCCAATCTGATGCGCATCGACAAGACCACCCTGCCTGCCGACGGCGGCGAACGTTTCAACCGCCTGATCTTCGCCCGCAGTCCCTATCTGCTGCAGCATGCCGAAAATCCGGTGGACTGGTACGAATGGGGCCAGGAGGCATTCGACAAGGCCCGTACCGAAAACCTGCCGATCCTGCTGTCCATCGGCTATGCCACCTGCCACTGGTGCCATGTCATGGCCCACGAATCCTTCGAGGATGCCGAGGTCGCCGCACTGCTCAACGGCCGCTATGTCTGCATCAAGGTCGACCGCGAGGAACGCCCCGATGTCGACGACTTCTATATGACCGTTTCGCAGGTGCTGACCGGCAGTGGCGGCTGGCCTCTCAACATCTTTCTGACACCGGACCGGCGCCCGTTCTTTGCCATGACCTATCTGCCCAAGCTTGGGCGCAGCGGCACCGGCGGACTGATGGAACTTCTGGCGAATATATCGATTCTCTGGGAACAACAGCCCGACAGAATCGAGAAAAACTGCCGCGGGATCATGGAAGCCCTGGGACAGCTTTCACAGCAACCGGCCCAGGAAACCATCGAAATAACGGAAACCGTGGAACTGGCCTTTGAACAGCTGTCGCGAAGCTACGACCGCGACTATGGCGGTTTCGGCACTGCTCCCAAATTCCCGATGGCCGTCAATCTCGACTGGCTCATCGCACAGGGCACCGAGGGGAACAAGGAAGCACTGAAAATGGCGCTGCATACGCTGCGCAGCATACGCCAGGGGGGCATCTGGGATCAGCTCGACGGCGGTCTGCACCGCTATTCCGTCGATCAGGAGTGGCTCGTGCCGCACTTCGAGAAGATGCTGTACGACCAGGCCCAGATTGCCATGTCAGCCATCAGTGCCTACCAGGCCAGCCGCGACCCGTTCTTCAGGGAGATGGCGGACACGATCTTCGGATTTGTGGCCCGGGAGATGACATCCCCGGAAGGGGGCTTTTATTCGGCCCTGGACGCCGATAGCGAAGGAATGGAAGGGAAGTTCTACCTGTGGGACAAATCCGACGTGGACCGGATTCTGGGGGCTGACGCGGACCTGTTCTGTTCCTATTTCGACATCACCGCGGAGGGCAACTTCGAGGGGCGCTCCATACCGAACATTCCGGTCCCCCTGGAGGAATTCTGCCGCCAGGAAGACCGGAGCATGGCTGCAACGGAGCGCGCACTGGAGCGGTGCCGGACGACCCTGCTGGAACAGCGGGAGGGTCGCATCCGGCCGTTGCGGGACGAAAAGATCATTACCGCCTGGAACGGCCTGATGATCGCGGCCCTGGCCAGGGGGGGCGTGGTCCTCGACACTCCCGCCTATACCGAGCGCGCCGCCCGCGCCGCGGACTTCATCCAGCAGCGCCTGCAACGGCCCGACGGCAGGCTGCTGCGCAGTTACCTGAACGGGCCCGCAGATATCCCCGCCTTTCTGGAAGACTATGCCTTCCTGTGCCACGGGCTGATCGAGCTATTCGAAGCGACGCTGGACAATGCCTGGCTGGACCGTGCGCTGGGACTGGCCGACCAGATGGCGCGGCTGTTCTATGATCCTTCGGCACAAACATTCTCCAAGACCGGCCATGATGCAGAACAGATGCCGGTGCGTGCCTCCCTGGAGCATGACGGCGTCATGCCGTCCGCCTATTCCCTGGCTGCCGGCTGCCTGGTACGCCTGGGGCACGCAGCCGAACGTCCCGACCTGCACGACCTGGCTCACGTGCTGCTGGCCGGCACCCTTTCCGAAGCCGGTCGGCAGCCTGCGGTACATCTGGGGACCCTGGCAGCCTACCTGAGGCTGGAAAGCGAGCCGGTCATCGTACGACTGCAGGGGCGCCGCGATTCTCCGCAGGTGCGGGAGCTGCTGCGCACGACCAAGAGCAGCAGCGTGCCCCACCTGGTCATCCAGTTCTCCGAAGACGACCACCAGGGGCGAGCCTCTGTCTGCGCCCATGGCGCCTGCCATGCGCCTACCTCCGATTGCGGTACCCTTGAAAGACTGCTGGCGTCCTGA
- a CDS encoding methyl-accepting chemotaxis protein, with translation MKIRTKLVIAFLVVNFLTLLVGLFSIQKISQLLTISTDIASAQVPTISAIKEIDSLVGGYRRSELLMVLAKEQQDIDKYVKRADEAAGKLKTKMAGYEKLIDSEEERTAFEVFKKELAEWQAVHPKIVALALQGQDGEATSLILGDSSRHFNAAIKSLDDSLNANIKQIGTESSESLRINSSARLWIVIALIVTIILGLVIALSTARKISTPIADLAHQARQVADGNLAVTIEQSSNDEVGSLAASFGQMIGNLRDIIANVAATSGQVASAANQLNSTAEQIATGAEQVVGQTSTVATATEEMAATSGDIARNCSMAAHSAQQANVSALAGSSVIRGTVEGMNRIATQVKGTAASVEGLGARSDQIGAIVGTIEDIADQTNLLALNAAIEAARAGEQGRGFAVVADEVRALAERTTRATREIGEMIKAIQQETRSAVAAMNEGVREVVRGTEEASQSDEALQSILDQIATVNMQVNQIATAAEEQTATTNQISSNVLQITEVVTHTAAGAQESAAASAQLASLAGNLQSLISRFRL, from the coding sequence ATGAAGATCAGAACCAAGCTGGTTATCGCCTTTCTGGTGGTAAACTTCCTCACTCTGCTGGTCGGTCTGTTTTCGATCCAGAAGATTTCCCAACTGCTGACAATCTCCACGGATATTGCATCCGCCCAGGTGCCGACCATCAGCGCCATCAAGGAGATAGACTCGCTGGTTGGCGGCTATCGGCGGTCGGAACTGTTGATGGTTTTGGCAAAAGAGCAGCAGGATATCGACAAATACGTCAAACGGGCCGATGAAGCGGCCGGGAAGCTGAAGACCAAGATGGCCGGCTACGAAAAACTGATCGACAGCGAGGAGGAACGCACCGCATTCGAGGTGTTCAAGAAGGAACTGGCGGAGTGGCAGGCCGTGCACCCGAAGATAGTGGCATTGGCTCTCCAGGGCCAGGATGGTGAAGCAACGTCATTGATCCTGGGTGATTCCAGCCGCCACTTCAATGCCGCCATCAAAAGCCTCGACGACAGCCTCAACGCCAACATCAAGCAGATCGGCACGGAAAGCAGCGAGAGCCTCCGGATCAATTCATCCGCCCGCCTGTGGATCGTGATCGCCCTGATCGTGACGATCATCCTCGGACTGGTAATCGCCCTGTCGACGGCCCGCAAGATCAGCACGCCGATTGCGGATCTGGCCCACCAGGCACGGCAGGTGGCGGACGGCAATCTGGCGGTGACGATCGAACAGAGCTCCAACGACGAGGTCGGCAGCCTGGCTGCATCGTTCGGACAGATGATCGGCAACCTGCGGGACATCATCGCCAATGTCGCCGCGACCTCCGGCCAGGTGGCCAGCGCTGCCAACCAGCTGAACAGCACTGCCGAACAGATCGCCACCGGGGCGGAACAGGTGGTGGGACAGACCAGCACCGTGGCAACTGCCACGGAAGAGATGGCCGCCACCTCGGGCGATATTGCCCGCAACTGTTCCATGGCCGCCCACAGTGCCCAGCAGGCCAATGTCTCCGCACTGGCAGGCTCATCGGTAATCCGCGGCACCGTGGAAGGCATGAATCGCATCGCCACCCAGGTGAAGGGCACGGCTGCATCGGTCGAGGGACTGGGGGCCCGTTCGGACCAGATCGGCGCCATTGTCGGCACCATCGAGGATATTGCCGACCAGACCAACCTGCTGGCGCTGAATGCGGCTATCGAGGCTGCCCGGGCAGGTGAACAGGGACGGGGCTTCGCCGTTGTGGCCGATGAGGTCCGGGCGCTGGCCGAGCGGACCACACGGGCCACGCGGGAAATCGGAGAAATGATCAAGGCCATTCAGCAGGAAACTAGAAGTGCGGTGGCCGCCATGAACGAGGGGGTCAGGGAGGTGGTGCGCGGCACCGAAGAAGCGTCCCAATCGGATGAAGCGCTGCAGTCGATCCTGGACCAGATCGCCACCGTGAACATGCAGGTGAATCAGATTGCCACAGCCGCCGAGGAACAGACGGCAACGACAAACCAGATCAGCAGCAATGTCCTGCAGATCACGGAGGTTGTCACCCACACCGCCGCAGGCGCCCAGGAATCGGCGGCGGCATCGGCGCAGCTGGCATCGCTGGCCGGAAACCTCCAATCCCTGATCAGCAGATTCAGACTGTAA
- a CDS encoding 3-hydroxyacyl-ACP dehydratase FabZ family protein encodes MIFWEAALFNPDPAAYLPHRYPFLMLDRLLALEPGVSARAERRVTDAPEAFPQVYLIESIAQLGGILAAQEQGEGGFLATVDHAEFGGQVLAGDTLTIAARVVKSFGRLALIEGEVTCGGNILAQARMTLGIGRL; translated from the coding sequence TTGATATTCTGGGAGGCAGCCCTGTTTAACCCCGATCCTGCCGCATATCTGCCGCATCGCTATCCCTTCCTGATGCTTGACCGGCTGCTGGCCCTTGAGCCGGGAGTCAGTGCCCGGGCCGAACGCCGCGTTACCGATGCACCCGAAGCATTTCCGCAGGTCTACCTGATCGAGTCGATCGCGCAACTGGGGGGCATCCTGGCGGCCCAAGAGCAGGGGGAGGGGGGATTCCTGGCGACCGTTGACCATGCCGAGTTCGGTGGGCAGGTTCTGGCAGGGGATACACTGACGATTGCGGCCCGCGTCGTCAAATCGTTCGGAAGGCTGGCCCTGATCGAAGGGGAGGTCACCTGTGGGGGGAACATCCTCGCTCAGGCCCGAATGACACTTGGTATCGGGAGGCTGTAA
- a CDS encoding acyloxyacyl hydrolase encodes MKTIATLATVVMLLIAIPQDSSAGNPVSLADGEYGFLTGYGISHIGFGATQHQVQTWDAIARAGFFMSGELGQGHWYQGRHETVFELPYHMAVDHGGRSMVGFYVLGHWRFTGLESMAPYVFAGGGPVYVDLGLPTMGTKLCFSYQGGTGLQYFLDSSKALDLQYRYHHISNAGTAEPNEPLNSSKILMGISVFY; translated from the coding sequence ATGAAAACGATAGCAACGCTTGCAACTGTTGTCATGCTGCTGATCGCCATCCCGCAGGACTCGTCGGCCGGCAACCCGGTTTCCCTCGCCGACGGGGAATATGGATTTCTCACGGGCTACGGCATCTCGCACATCGGATTCGGCGCCACACAGCACCAGGTGCAGACCTGGGATGCGATCGCGCGGGCAGGTTTTTTCATGTCCGGGGAACTGGGGCAGGGGCACTGGTATCAGGGGCGGCACGAGACGGTTTTCGAACTGCCGTACCACATGGCAGTCGATCATGGGGGACGATCGATGGTAGGGTTCTACGTGTTGGGGCACTGGCGGTTCACCGGCCTGGAAAGCATGGCACCCTATGTGTTCGCCGGAGGAGGGCCGGTGTATGTCGACCTGGGGCTGCCGACCATGGGGACAAAGCTCTGTTTCAGCTATCAGGGGGGCACCGGGCTGCAGTATTTCCTCGATAGTTCAAAGGCACTGGACCTGCAGTACCGTTACCACCATATCTCCAACGCCGGCACCGCCGAACCGAACGAGCCGCTCAACTCCAGCAAAATCCTGATGGGAATTTCGGTGTTCTACTGA
- a CDS encoding lipoprotein insertase outer membrane protein LolB, with translation MKTLILKLLLLTTVLLTAACATTPLVLLDFQPGATVDTLSSSVSLSIQSSERGMSGHGYLVFRKPDQLHLVVLSPFGTTLMEAFSLGNKITLVYPSQMTAYVGNFDELPAQGGLQGWRLMRWVMEVDAPVDRQLNGTVERVGKLGFVEKVTFENGLVTSKVSPDGDQVYYEKYKVFNGVPVATVVEMRNTREDRFRLVLDEPEVNMPLEDSVLLPRLEGMKVVPLSEIKVP, from the coding sequence ATGAAAACTCTCATACTTAAACTCCTGTTGCTGACAACGGTGCTTCTGACCGCCGCCTGCGCCACGACGCCGCTGGTGCTGCTCGATTTTCAGCCGGGCGCGACGGTGGACACGCTCTCATCATCGGTGTCCCTGTCGATCCAGTCCTCCGAGCGCGGCATGTCCGGCCATGGGTACCTTGTTTTCCGCAAGCCCGACCAGCTCCACCTGGTGGTGCTGTCCCCCTTTGGCACGACCCTGATGGAGGCCTTCAGCCTGGGAAACAAAATTACGTTGGTCTATCCTTCCCAGATGACGGCTTATGTGGGAAATTTTGACGAATTGCCCGCTCAGGGGGGGCTGCAGGGGTGGCGCCTGATGCGCTGGGTGATGGAGGTGGATGCGCCTGTTGACCGGCAGTTGAACGGCACGGTGGAACGGGTCGGAAAGCTCGGTTTTGTGGAAAAGGTCACCTTCGAGAACGGCCTGGTGACCTCCAAGGTCTCGCCTGACGGAGACCAGGTATATTACGAAAAATACAAGGTTTTCAACGGTGTGCCGGTGGCCACCGTCGTTGAGATGCGCAACACCCGCGAAGATCGCTTCCGGCTGGTGCTCGACGAGCCCGAGGTCAATATGCCCCTCGAAGATTCGGTGCTCCTGCCGCGGCTGGAGGGCATGAAGGTAGTGCCCCTGTCCGAAATCAAAGTTCCCTAG
- a CDS encoding ferredoxin, translating to MAREPWVDEDICISCGLCISNLPDVFRFADNGKAECFDPEGASEDEIQSEAIDICPVSCIQWKD from the coding sequence ATGGCAAGGGAACCGTGGGTCGATGAGGATATCTGCATCAGTTGCGGGCTCTGCATCAGCAATCTTCCGGACGTCTTCAGATTTGCCGACAACGGCAAGGCCGAGTGTTTTGATCCGGAAGGAGCCTCGGAAGACGAGATTCAGAGCGAAGCGATCGACATCTGCCCGGTTTCGTGCATTCAGTGGAAAGACTGA
- a CDS encoding outer membrane lipoprotein carrier protein LolA: MRRLILIIIMLLCPLTGHARQITPVEGLEALRKAFAGTNDFSAEMTQEKRLSMMKRTITMTGSVRFRKPDLFYLQIAAPYASRIVLRDTVIEQVMGNDGDRNRIVLPPEQGLKRWFDKIATPVTTVPEGIAVQADRTGQTYTVTILPQGKGQVRELVISFQEDGTVKRLVIVEQNGDRAVMTFRNMRRNTGLTEKDFKLD, translated from the coding sequence ATGCGTCGTCTGATTCTGATCATTATCATGCTGTTGTGTCCATTGACGGGCCACGCCCGCCAGATCACTCCGGTTGAAGGGCTGGAGGCTCTGCGCAAGGCCTTTGCCGGCACCAACGATTTTTCCGCCGAGATGACCCAGGAAAAACGGCTGTCGATGATGAAGCGCACCATCACCATGACCGGCAGCGTGCGTTTCCGCAAGCCGGATCTGTTCTATCTTCAGATCGCGGCCCCCTATGCCAGCCGCATTGTGCTGCGTGATACCGTGATAGAACAGGTCATGGGCAACGACGGTGACCGGAACCGGATCGTCCTGCCGCCGGAACAGGGACTCAAGCGCTGGTTCGATAAAATCGCCACTCCGGTCACTACGGTGCCGGAGGGGATAGCGGTGCAGGCCGACCGGACCGGACAGACCTATACCGTCACGATTCTGCCCCAGGGCAAGGGGCAAGTCAGGGAATTGGTGATATCCTTTCAGGAGGACGGCACGGTGAAGCGGCTCGTGATTGTCGAACAGAACGGCGACCGGGCGGTGATGACCTTTCGCAATATGCGCCGGAACACCGGCCTGACCGAAAAAGACTTCAAGCTGGATTAG